In Salmo salar chromosome ssa03, Ssal_v3.1, whole genome shotgun sequence, a single genomic region encodes these proteins:
- the kiaa0040 gene encoding uncharacterized protein KIAA0040 homolog — protein MKEDILDFFSDLWKVATTKHDQGIYNTVCLVVLLALPMVVLFTSLVVCCHCCCCRRANCVGCCADSPSSATAKSDKKKTSPKDEDLWISVKTGPMTPDRVALTMV, from the coding sequence ATGAAGGAAGACATCTTGGATTTTTTCAGTGACTTGTGGAAGGTGGCCACCACCAAGCATGACCAGGGGATCTATAACACAGTCTGCCTGGTGGTGCTGCTAGCCCTGCCTATGGTGGTGCTCTTCACTTCTCTGGTGGtgtgctgccactgctgctgctgtcgcCGGGCCAACTGCGTTGGTTGCTGTGCAGACAGCCCCAGCTCAGCCACAGCAAAATCAGACAAAAAGAAGACGAGTCCGAAAGATGAGGACTTGTGGATCTCGGTCAAAACAGGACCTATGACACCAGACAGGGTTGCCCTGACGATGGTGTAA